A segment of the Eleutherodactylus coqui strain aEleCoq1 chromosome 6, aEleCoq1.hap1, whole genome shotgun sequence genome:
CCCTCTAATGACAGCAGATGGTAGTGTCTTTGCTTTTTCTGCAGTTGAGGTCGGTGGCGTTGAGTGCGGACGCAGTGTCTGATCAGGATGCCGGCCGCGTAGGGTTGCAACCGCTGCGTCAGTGGTCGGCGTACCATGTGGATGGCTACCCAGGTATGATTGGACGAAGACGAGCATTCACCGTCTACTGTCTCTGTTCACACAGCCTTTCTGCTTAGGATAGCAATCAGCACTGCCAGAAGACGTTTTTCACTAGACTACGGCCCTCCATGTTGTGGTGCTGTCTGAATCGCCGTAAAAGGTTTTCAGGTGGAACCCTGAACAGAGCCATAAacgttaaagggcttttccagggaaatactattgatgacctatcatcaggataggtcatcaatagttgatcggcttggGTCCTCCGCGCAGGACCCTGATAGATCAGCTgtgtgggtgcatgctgtcagcaccgcaataacagaggtcagagcggaagccttcaCGCCGACCTTCCATGTAGTGGTCGGCAcatgtaattgcaggcacggctcccaatgatttcaatgagagccgtgccaaCCACTCCACAGaggtctgacctctgtgttatttcggcactgacagcatgcgcccgcacagctgatctgTCGGGGTCctggacgatcaactattgatgacctatcttgatgataggtcatcaatagtattttcctggaaaacccctttgaggatTGAAATGGAGACCGTTTTGATCTCTGTTTGACATGCTTTCCGTCATTTTCATTCGTTgcgcttttaaaggggttgtccagttaccggacAGCATTGTCCCTATAGCTTCacctgtgttaaaataacaaaaatagaAGTACTTACCCCTATGCCACTGATCCAGCGCTGTGGCCCCAGGATTATTTGATGCTGATGTTGTCATtggcacctgaccgctgcagtgtCGCCAACCGTTCTCCTGCCATCACTTACATCCTGAGTGACAGGATGCCAGTAGTTCAGAACGGTGACCCTGCAGCCATCGGGTGACTTACATTAATAGCAGCAGTAGCAAACAACGCCATGGCCACCGTGCTGGATCCCAGCGGCAGAAGGGTTAGTACTAAtctatttaaaaaattttttttttttaatcaaaggtGGAGCAATAGGGGCAATATTGTCTGCTAATtgggcaatccctttaagtccTCCAAAATTACAAAAAACTAAAGGAAATTGTGTAAAATCAAGACCAAAGAGATCTCTGACTCTAAAGTTTTTAGGGTTCCTTTCACCAATTCAACTAGAGCCCCAAGCCAGAAAGCCCCATCGTAGTGACCGGAAGAAGTGTAACTTGCATGTTGTGTTGGCGGAGACAGCAGAAAGGACCTTCATAGAGGGTTATATCCCATCAGGTGGGTGATACTTTTGTCTCTCTCTAGGGTTCCTCTTcattgttaaccccttcatgcccgGCTGGCAGCATCATTGGGTGCGGCAATGTCTAAAACTGTATCCCCAGAAACCCAACGTGTGTAATCTGGACCTGCATATGAGCCCGGACAGTACACGGGACCTGTGGAGCAGCAGCCACGCCAAGCTTCGGTGAGATGCACGTGTGCGGCCCTTTAAACACTCGCATCTCATTGGTTGTTATAAAGTCTGACTCCACCGACCATTCTCTAACAGAAATAAATTGTCTCAAAAACGCAATGAGAAGACCCTGCTGGAGAAGCTTCGCTGGGTGACCCTCGGCTTCCACTACAACTGGGACACAAAGGTGAAGGGACAGGGGGCGTTATATGGAGTAGTGTTTGCTGCAGCGAGGTGTTGCATTAAGCTCTTGAACCCCCATCACGGGTCATGTTGTTTCGTCTTATATGGGCAAGGTCTGGTTGTGACTGTAATCTAGGCCCCATTTATAGCTGGGCCTCTTCTGTAGCGCCTGCTAAGGCTTATAGATAACATTTAAGGAATCCCCTATTGTCGACCCtctgatttaggcctcattcacacggcacGCACGGATGACCTGCGCGTCATTGCGGAAAGTAATTTTAAATGTTTGCTGGCTATCGCGGAATCAATGGTTTTTCTGCGGGGATGTACGCAGATGCACAGCGGCTCatccacgcagaaaaaaaaaattacaagccCAATGGTGGctttccccacctccctgcctGGTCTTCAAGCAACCTGACAAGTATGCACAATGGAGCCCATCTGTGCAGAATCcacgctaaaatggagcatgctgcgatttattttccgcttgcggaatccccaaatcaaatctgcatgtctGGGTGTAACTGagaatgctccatgctttcctaagGGAGACTCAAACAGCAGATCTCCCGTGCAGGTggcgatcgcggattccgcaattcagatctgcccgtgtgcatgaagccttaaggtacttttacacaggacagtAATCGCTCACTGTATGGAGGCAGAGCATGCTGGAGAACTCTTCCACCTCCTTTAAGAGTGAACAGGCATTCGTTCCtgtatgactgcctgttcacacgggcctatagttacttggtttttaggtgaactAAAAAGCAAGCAACtatgacaagtgagcgattctcaatcGCTTACCCTGTGgggtgtattaaccccttagtgacggctctatcgtaaaactacgtcctgctgctgcaggacgtgtatggagggaggtagcggtgctatctccctccatacagctcgggcatcagctgtttattacagctgacacccgcgggcaatagctgcgctcggccatcgcggctattaaccctttaaatgccgctgtcaattctgacagcggcatttaaatcccccgaacgcttttcgggggtcccgcacagccccccgcggtgagatcgggggagccgtgcaggtgtcatggcaggtgggggcctaatgaatggccccagggctgccttagcagactgcctatcaagccatccacacagggtggcttgaaagactgcctgtaaaaaagcagtatgacgtaatgctatagcattacgtcataattcaggagcgatcaaagcatcgcatgttaaagtcccccagggggacttcaaagtaaagtaaaaaaaaagatcaagaaagttttttttaattgttaaaaaaaaaaagttataaaagtttaaatcaccccccttttgccatatccattattaaaaaatcaaaatcataaaataaaaatatgtatttgaaatcgccgcgtccgtaaaagtccaatctatcaaagtagtgcattatttttcccgcacggtgaacgtcgtctgaaaaaaaaaaataaagaacgccagaaatacacttttttagttaccctgtctcccagaaaaaacgcaataaaaagcgatcaaaaagtcgtatgtattccaaattgatactatcgaaaACGTCagtacatcccgcaaaaaatgagcccttgctcaactatgtcgacagaaaaataaaaagggtattgcgcgcacaaaatgaccgcagaaaataattgaaaaaaattaaatatcttaaaaaaataaaagtactacagcaaaaaaaatactatacaagtttggtatcgtagtaatcgtactgacccatagaataaaaatatcagatcgtttttgttgcaatttgtgcgccgtagaaacaagacgcaccgaaagatggtggaatgtcgttttttttccatttctctccgctaagaatttttaaaaagtttttcagtaaattatatggtacaataaatagtgccattaaaaaatacaactcatcccgcaaaaaacaagccctcatacagcgacatcgatggataaataaaggagctacgattttttttaaaagggagtaggaaaaaactaaaatggaaaaaagcaaaaaagctccgtcactaaggggttaaaatctactGCATAAACATATGCTGTGGATTGTGATGCAGATCTGTAGAAAGTATTCTACGTGCGAACGCACCCGTAGCCTGCCAAGAGCAGCTCTGGGGAACGTGGCACTCAGGGACTATTTGTATACAGTAAatataggcccttttacatgggccgacagtcctCTGGgcgactgcacaagcgctgacgtcaccgctaaagtCGTCGACTCATGCAGAGCATGCAAACAGAAAGACTTGTTGCCGGCTTGCGGGCTTCTCCTCCTATGGGAAACGCTGAGCGGgaagcatttacacaggatgagaagccagcgagctAACAAGGTTTTTTAAGCGTAAACAACCGCTAACAAGTGAgcatttgtggggttttttttgttgtttttttttttaacttcacactgaactattatcgctcaaattcatttgtttgaacgaattttgagtggtaatcgttaagtgtaaatgcCTCTTTAGAATGTTTCCAgttaatgacagcaagcagagttcaTGCCTGTGTTGAGAAAGTGAAATATAAAGTTACtgaactttttcttttcttttttccaaacACTGATTACTTCTTACATAGAATCGGGCACCTCATGAGCTGTAATGAGGGTGCCACCTCCAACTATAATAAATGGATTCAGCTTTATAGGAAGGATGGGGTTGATGGACAATACTTCTCATTCTTCCTGTCTGCAGAAATACTACAAGGAGCATCAGAGCCCATTTCCGGTGGACTTGGCGGAGCTGTCACACTGTGTGTCTCTTGCCTGTGGCTTTCCTGGCTTCAAGGCTGAGGCCGGGATCCTTAACTACTACCACATGGACTCATCGCTGGGCATTCACGTGGACGAGTCTGAACTGGACCATAGCAGCCCCCTCCTGTCCTTCAGGTGAGATCTCCTGGTCCTGTGTAGAGTCCTATGTGGCTCAGCCTCAAGGTAGTTGACCACTAAGTCAGTCAGAGGAGATCCAGCTCTCAGGTCACATTGCTGCATGCTGTTTACACAGTTGCTGCTGTTTGGTCAACTTCTAATGTCTATTCACCCAGAAGTACTAGTTGACACATCTTACAGTTCTAAGTGCCTGCATGTAAACTTCACATCTGTATTGGGTCGTCTTCACATTCAGCAAACTGCTGCTAACAGACCTCAAGCTTGTTATATGCCGCTTTCAGAAACCTGGAAATGTTTAATACATCTTAGCGCTGTAGTGTGGTCTCctacacatagaaggtgaagtgctgagcgagaacccAGCGACTGTTtgtctgtctaaacgctctgcacgagcgccaacgaccttagcggttatatcagcacttgtgcagtcttTAGCCGACTCTCATCATGTGTAAAAAGGCCATTAagcctgcaggggagaagggagCAGCATGACTGTTCTGTCACTTAAAAGTGCAGTGCAAAGTATGAGACAGATTCACATTTGCCAATTATGCTGTGTTTTTGCCATGTAGTAGGTATGCAGTGGCATAATGTCACATTGTACTGTGttttccagaaaataagacactgtcttatgttaatttttgccccaaaagaggcacagtgtcttattttcggatgGGGTAATGGGGTGGGGGGGAggctatactcacctggtctgctgcGTCCCAGTGGCTTGCTCTGCTGGTCTCCGGCGGTAATGCAGCAGTCTGCTGTGTCCTCCGCACTGAGATATCTTCGTTTTATGGTGACGGGGCTtttaataccctgcctccagcaaagcaagcgctgtgatttggatcgagcaccagccaatcacagccagtgctcaatgagccaatcacagccattcagtgatgtcattcaattgaaaggctgtgaatgatcgagcgtcaGCTCTTTTTTCATGTCccttagctagggcttattttcaggggagggcttatatttctagcctTCTCTGAAAACAGGGTTAGGTCTTCCTTTCGGGGTAGGTCTtcctttcggggaaacacagtagtaagtGCCATATCCCACATGGGTGTTACGCCTGTTACATTTCCTGGAttctgtttcccagaaaatggatacccccaggACTTGCAGTATAGCGTAATAACCACATGTTGCTAGCGACATAGATATGAAGCACATGATAACACAAACGTAGCTAGGGACTCGCAATTAGATAACAGGGACAGAGGGTAATAGTAACCAGATAATAATGTATATAATGGGCAACATCCGGGTCATCGTATAAGGCCCTTAAGACTGAGCGGAAAGCAtccatggtttaaccccttaaggacatgacctattttgggcttaaaggggttgtcccgcgaaagggttatacacttctgtatggccatattaatgcactttgtaatgtacatcgtgcattaaatatgagccatacagaagttattcacttacctgttccgttgctagcgtccccgtctccatggtgccgtctaatttcagcgtctaatcgcccgattagacgcgcttgcgcagtccggtcttctcccttccgaatggggccgctcgtgccggagagcttctccttgtagctccgccccgtcacgtgtgccgattccagccaatcaggaggctggaatcggcaatggagtgcacagagcccacggtgcaccatgggagaagacccgcggtgcatcgtgggtgaagatcccggcggccatcttactaaggtaagtaagaagtcgcggggattcgggtaagtactggacgtttttttgtttttttttacccctgcatcgggtttgtctcgcgccgaacgggggggctattggaaaaaaaacaacccgtttcggcgcgggacaacccctttaaggacgcaaggatttttggtggattttcttctccatttatcaagtcataatttttttgttttttcgtcgacacggccttataagggcttgttttttacgtggcgaactgtagtttttgatggtgccatttttggatacatttgactatattgtaaaacttacatttttttttttttttatgatagcagggagcgaaaacacatcaattctgccatagatttttttttttcttttttacagcgttaatcatgcagcataaataagacaatccattttttctgcgggtcggtatggttacagcgataccaaaattcttaaatttttttttaggtttttccacttttctgcaataaaaacccttttcttggaaatcttttttttctaaattgctgcattcaaagtcctgtaacttttttatttttttatgtatggagctctgtgagggcttatttgcgagacgagctgtgtgTCCCTGGGGGACTTTCACTACAGTACTGCCTATccctgtgataaggcatggcagggctactgccctcccgatgcccccccccgctgttgcagcgggacgccggctgtgactgacagccggctccccctgcgggatagtgcgggatcatatgtaatccagcgctatctccaggacgtaattttacgtcctgttgcgggaagtaccccactcccaggacgtaaacttacgccctggagtgggaaggggttaagggggctCTCTAGACCCAAGACTAAATACTCAAAACTGAGGGTCTCCATGCAGAAGAGTTTTAATAATATCTACTTGTTGGGTCACTAATCCCTGTGATCATAGTCTTAAAGTAAATTGCAGCTCGCAACTCacaaaaattttcaaaatttagTATGATCTCCGAAAAAAATCTATGTAGATTTGTGGCAGAAAGATGTGGATTTTGTAAAGGTTTTAAGTGGTGGAATGCGTGCGGAAAATACATTAGTGAATTCCgaagtgtgaacatacccttagcatGCAAGTTCTGTGTGAGTTCCTAAATAGATAGCCGGGTAGGGGCACCTTGCATAAAAGGATTCAGGGTCTGAATCTAGACAGCTAGAACCTGTATGGGAGTCGTGTCTAACAAGAATCTGCTTTATAAATTGTAATGACGTTAGCTGGATGCTGAACGGCAGAACTTGGCTTTGCCTTTAGCAGTCACCTTTCCTGGGTGTGAAGTGTTTCCCACTACTCAGTAACTAACAGGActttaggcccttttacacggttcgacagtctttcaaacgactgcacaagtgctgacatcaccgcttGTGAAGAGTGTTTACGCAGAAATACTTGccgctggatcgtgggcttctcgctcagcgctccaCCTCctgcggggagcgtttacacaagACGAGAAGCTAGCAAGGTATTTTAAACTAACTGAAAAGTCTGCTTAACAAACCGTGAACGAGAAGTGAGCAATTTTTCGCATTCGcgctgaatgaattttgagcgaaaatcgttacgtgtaaatgggactttacagTATGTAACAGCTCAAGGCCGCAggaaatgggagatgtgatgcgtGTTTCATATGTATCAAGACAGTGAAAACCGAGATGCAACTAAGGACTTGGCTTTAGATGGGTCCGAAGGTGATGATAACCTGATGACTAATATAATGAGGCTGGAACAGATAGTATAGAAGTGGAAgaacaaccagagaaatgctgACCCTAGACTGGCTATCCCTTTGTCTCTTGCCCTAATCTCTCCCTAACACCAGCCCTCTGCTATCAGTAAACAGCTTTAAGTTGTCCCTATGGACAGCACAGTGTAAACACTATATCTGGGCAACAGGAAGGCACTATGGCCTAGACAAgaggcttaaaggagttgtcctgcgccgaaacgggtttgtttttttttcaacccccccccgttcggcgcgagacaaccccgatgcagggacttaaaaaaaaacagcacagcgcttacctgaatccccgcgcttcggtgacttctatacttaccggtgaagatggccgccgggatcttcttcctccgtggaccgcagctcttctgtgcggtccattgccgattccagcctcctgattggctggaatcggcacgtgacggggcggagctacacggagctggcatcctgcacgagaggctccattgaagaaagcagaagacccggactgcgcaagcgcggctaatttggccatcggaggccgaaaattagtcggcaccatggagacgaggacgccagcaacggagcaggtaagtataaaacttttgataacttctgtatggctcataattaatgcacaatgtacattacaaagtgcattaatatggccatacagaagtgtatagacccacttgctgccgcgggacaacccctttaagaagccaaTTCTGGAGTGACCCAAGGCAAATTGAAATAAATAAGGAAATATAGACCAACTAGAAGACCAAGGTGCAAGGcactgactggacagactagacaGAACTGGACTAGAATGAGGTATTTGGAAGTAGAACAAGACATGCTGGATAGAACACATGCTGTACATGGTTTTCACAACTATCAATCGTACCCATACTGCATAATGATTTAAAGAGAGTCTAACCAATGAGATTCTCCAATCAGTGTTCTTGGCCAACCCCCTCCAATGCCCCTGCCATGGGAGCAGTTGCACAACTGCCCCAACCATAACTTAGAAAGACAGAGATAATGCAGCAGCATTTTTTCTGCTGATCGTAAAAATGGGCGTCTTTGTACTTTTTCTGAGGTTTCCCTCCTGAAGGGGGGGGatgtattacctgcagttgtagtTCTCTGACACCTCTCCAATCCGCTATTTCCAGGCCCTGTCATGTGAGAGGGTCACAGCACTTTTATAACTACCTAATGCATTTCTAATTGTCTAGGTAAAGTGCATTGGTAGATTGACAGTACCGGTGCATTGTGGGGATTAAGTactctgaagattgcatcagctATCTTGAAATGGTACCTAGAATCAGTGgattggagggatggcagagaactACTACTGCAGGTAATACAACATCCTCTGGTCGCAGGACataactttgcctccaaaaccagagggtcgctttaactaaATATTGAAACATCAAAATCTGTCAGCAGCAGCTTATTGATGGTTACCAGAGGTATTTGTTTCTCTGTTTTCAGGGTAAATACAGACTAATGGCCGtcttacacgggccaacagtcgtTTAAACAGCCGCACAAGCTTTggtgtcactgctaaggtcgttatCGCTCATGTAAAGCAATTAGATGGACAGACATTGCtaacttctcgctcagcactttgCCTTCTATGTGAGGCGCTGTGCTGGGAGCATTTACCCTTAGCGAGAAACCCAAGATAGTTTTTT
Coding sequences within it:
- the ALKBH1 gene encoding nucleic acid dioxygenase ALKBH1 isoform X2 — translated: MLSLRSVALSADAVSDQDAGRVGLQPLRQWSAYHVDGYPGFLFIVNPFMPGWQHHWVRQCLKLYPQKPNVCNLDLHMSPDSTRDLWSSSHAKLRNKLSQKRNEKTLLEKLRWVTLGFHYNWDTKKYYKEHQSPFPVDLAELSHCVSLACGFPGFKAEAGILNYYHMDSSLGIHVDESELDHSSPLLSFSFGQSSIFLLGGLSRDVSPTPMMMHSGDIMVMSGASRLLYHAVPRILRHPGGGILPPCLSAPPSTDDPNQLCSPSDWEVCELYMQFSRINMTVRQVLEAGGSFPEEGDKMGKRMTQGDSYHSVDIETQEAEEQGLTKRIRTVTQD
- the ALKBH1 gene encoding nucleic acid dioxygenase ALKBH1 isoform X1, which encodes MATAVLEQGEDAFRKIFRLYRRKNPLADLSGVLEFRPGDSRLRSVALSADAVSDQDAGRVGLQPLRQWSAYHVDGYPGFLFIVNPFMPGWQHHWVRQCLKLYPQKPNVCNLDLHMSPDSTRDLWSSSHAKLRNKLSQKRNEKTLLEKLRWVTLGFHYNWDTKKYYKEHQSPFPVDLAELSHCVSLACGFPGFKAEAGILNYYHMDSSLGIHVDESELDHSSPLLSFSFGQSSIFLLGGLSRDVSPTPMMMHSGDIMVMSGASRLLYHAVPRILRHPGGGILPPCLSAPPSTDDPNQLCSPSDWEVCELYMQFSRINMTVRQVLEAGGSFPEEGDKMGKRMTQGDSYHSVDIETQEAEEQGLTKRIRTVTQD